The Pseudomonas kermanshahensis genome includes a window with the following:
- the ntrC gene encoding nitrogen regulation protein NR(I), with protein sequence MSRSETVWIVDDDRSIRWVLEKALQQEGMTTQSFDSADGVMGRLARQQPDVIISDIRMPGTSGLDLLAQIREQHPRLPVIIMTAHSDLDSAVASYQGGAFEYLPKPFDVDEAVSLVKRANQHAQEQQGLDVPQALARTPEIIGEAPAMQEVFRAIGRLSHSNITVLINGESGTGKELVAHALHRHSPRAASPFIALNMAAIPKDLMESELFGHEKGAFTGAANLRRGRFEQADGGTLFLDEIGDMPADTQTRLLRVLADGEFYRVGGHVPVKVDVRIIAATHQNLESLVQAGKFREDLFHRLNVIRIHIPRLADRREDIPALARHFLARAAQELAVEPKLLKPETEEFIRNLPWPGNVRQMENTCRWITVMASSREVLIGDLPPELLNLPQDAAPVTNWEQALRQWADQALARGQSNLLDSAVPSFERIMIETALKHTAGRRRDAALLLGWGRNTLTRKIKELGMNVAGGDEDDSEDH encoded by the coding sequence ATGAGCCGAAGTGAAACCGTATGGATCGTCGACGATGATCGCTCCATCCGCTGGGTCCTGGAAAAAGCCCTGCAACAGGAAGGCATGACCACCCAGAGCTTCGACAGCGCTGATGGCGTGATGGGCCGCCTGGCCCGCCAGCAACCGGATGTAATCATTTCCGACATCCGCATGCCGGGCACCAGCGGCCTTGACCTGCTGGCCCAGATCCGCGAGCAGCACCCGCGCCTGCCGGTCATCATCATGACCGCTCACTCCGACCTCGACAGTGCCGTGGCGTCCTACCAGGGCGGCGCCTTCGAGTACCTGCCCAAGCCGTTCGACGTGGACGAGGCAGTGTCGCTGGTCAAGCGCGCCAACCAGCATGCCCAGGAGCAGCAAGGCCTCGATGTGCCACAAGCTTTGGCCCGCACGCCAGAGATCATCGGCGAAGCGCCGGCGATGCAGGAGGTGTTCCGCGCCATCGGTCGCCTGAGCCACTCCAACATCACGGTACTGATCAACGGTGAGTCCGGCACCGGCAAAGAGCTGGTGGCGCATGCGTTGCACCGCCACAGCCCGCGTGCGGCGTCACCGTTCATTGCCCTGAACATGGCAGCCATCCCCAAGGACCTGATGGAGTCCGAGCTGTTCGGCCACGAGAAAGGCGCCTTTACCGGTGCGGCCAACCTGCGCCGCGGCCGCTTCGAGCAGGCCGATGGCGGTACGTTGTTCCTCGACGAGATCGGCGACATGCCCGCCGACACCCAAACCCGCCTGCTGCGGGTGCTGGCCGATGGCGAGTTCTACCGGGTGGGTGGCCACGTGCCGGTCAAGGTGGATGTGCGCATCATTGCCGCCACCCACCAGAACCTGGAGTCGTTGGTGCAGGCTGGCAAGTTCCGCGAGGACTTGTTCCACCGGCTCAATGTGATCCGCATCCACATTCCGCGCCTGGCCGACCGCCGCGAAGATATCCCTGCGCTCGCCCGCCACTTCCTCGCCCGCGCCGCGCAGGAGCTGGCGGTGGAGCCAAAACTGCTGAAGCCGGAAACCGAAGAGTTCATCCGCAACCTGCCGTGGCCGGGCAACGTGCGGCAGATGGAAAACACCTGCCGCTGGATCACCGTGATGGCGTCCAGCCGTGAAGTGCTGATCGGTGACTTGCCTCCCGAGTTGCTGAACCTGCCGCAGGACGCCGCCCCCGTGACCAACTGGGAACAGGCGCTGCGCCAGTGGGCGGACCAGGCGCTGGCCCGTGGTCAATCGAACCTGCTCGACAGTGCGGTGCCCAGTTTCGAACGGATCATGATCGAGACCGCCCTCAAGCACACGGCCGGGCGGCGTCGGGATGCGGCGTTGTTACTGGGCTGGGGGCGCAATACCTTGACGCGCAAGATCAAGGAGCTGGGGATGAATGTCGCCGGCGGCGATGAGGATGACAGCGAAGACCATTGA
- the trmL gene encoding tRNA (uridine(34)/cytosine(34)/5-carboxymethylaminomethyluridine(34)-2'-O)-methyltransferase TrmL, which translates to MFHVILFQPEIPPNTGNIIRLCANSGCHLHLIEPISFELDDKRLRRAGLDYHEYATLKRHESLAGCLESLGNPRLFAFTTKGSHPFHEVAYQPGDAFLFGPESRGLPADVLDSLPAEQRLRLPMRPGCRSLNLSNTVAVTVYEAWRQNGFAGS; encoded by the coding sequence ATGTTTCACGTCATCCTTTTTCAACCAGAAATTCCGCCGAATACCGGCAACATCATTCGCCTCTGCGCCAACAGCGGTTGCCACCTGCACCTGATCGAGCCCATCAGCTTCGAACTGGATGACAAGCGCCTGCGCAGGGCGGGGCTGGACTACCACGAGTATGCCACGCTCAAGCGCCACGAGAGCCTGGCCGGATGCCTGGAAAGCCTGGGTAACCCACGGCTGTTCGCCTTCACCACCAAGGGCTCGCACCCCTTCCACGAAGTAGCTTACCAGCCGGGCGACGCCTTCCTGTTTGGCCCCGAAAGCCGCGGCTTGCCAGCCGACGTGCTGGACAGCCTGCCGGCCGAGCAGCGCTTGCGCCTGCCGATGCGGCCGGGGTGCCGCAGCCTGAACCTGTCCAATACCGTGGCGGTGACGGTGTATGAGGCCTGGCGGCAGAATGGGTTTGCCGGAAGCTGA
- the secB gene encoding protein-export chaperone SecB, whose translation MTDQQTNGAAAEDNSPQFSLQRIYVRDLSFEAPKSPQIFRQQWEPSVALDLNTKQKALEGDFHEVVLTLSVTVKNGDEVAFIAEVQQAGIFLIANLDASSMSHTLGAFCPNILFPYARETLDSLVTRGSFPALMLSPVNFDALYAQELQRMQEAGETPTVQ comes from the coding sequence ATGACTGACCAACAGACCAACGGCGCAGCTGCCGAAGACAACAGCCCTCAGTTCTCCCTGCAGCGCATCTACGTGCGTGACCTGTCGTTCGAGGCCCCGAAAAGCCCGCAGATCTTCCGCCAGCAGTGGGAGCCGAGCGTTGCCCTGGACCTGAACACCAAGCAGAAAGCCCTGGAAGGCGACTTCCATGAAGTGGTGCTGACCCTGTCGGTGACCGTCAAGAACGGTGACGAAGTGGCCTTCATCGCTGAAGTGCAGCAGGCCGGCATCTTCCTGATCGCCAACCTCGACGCTTCGTCGATGAGCCACACCCTCGGCGCGTTCTGCCCGAACATCCTGTTCCCGTACGCCCGTGAGACTCTGGACAGCCTGGTGACCCGCGGTTCGTTCCCAGCGCTGATGCTGTCGCCGGTCAACTTCGACGCCCTGTACGCGCAAGAGCTGCAGCGTATGCAGGAAGCGGGCGAGACGCCGACCGTTCAGTAA
- the grxC gene encoding glutaredoxin 3, with product MKPVIVYSSDYCPYCMRAKYLLESKGVAFEEIKVDGKPQVRAEMSQKAGRTSVPQIWIGSTHVGGCDDLYALERAGKLDALLAA from the coding sequence ATGAAGCCCGTCATCGTTTATTCCAGCGACTACTGCCCCTACTGCATGCGCGCCAAATACCTGCTCGAGAGCAAGGGCGTTGCGTTCGAGGAAATCAAGGTCGACGGCAAACCGCAGGTTCGCGCCGAAATGAGCCAGAAGGCCGGCCGTACGTCGGTGCCACAGATCTGGATCGGCAGCACCCATGTCGGTGGATGCGATGACCTCTATGCCCTGGAGCGCGCCGGCAAGCTCGACGCGCTGCTGGCGGCCTGA
- a CDS encoding rhodanese-like domain-containing protein, which produces MVAHLIQFATDHYILVAIFVVLLVLLLINEVRRGGQSLSNGQLTALVNADKALVIDIRTAKEYSAGHIVGAVNIPQDKLVSRMAELEKHKEKTLIIVDAMGQQSGTLCRELLKAGYNAAKLSGGVSSWKADNLPLVK; this is translated from the coding sequence ATGGTTGCTCACCTGATTCAATTCGCGACAGATCACTACATCCTGGTTGCGATCTTCGTTGTTCTGCTGGTCCTGCTGCTCATCAATGAAGTCCGCCGTGGCGGCCAGAGCCTGAGCAATGGCCAGTTGACTGCCCTGGTCAACGCTGACAAGGCCCTGGTCATCGACATCCGTACCGCCAAGGAATACTCCGCGGGCCACATCGTGGGTGCCGTGAACATCCCGCAGGACAAGCTGGTCAGCCGTATGGCCGAGCTGGAAAAGCACAAAGAAAAGACCCTGATCATCGTCGATGCGATGGGCCAGCAGTCCGGCACGCTCTGCCGCGAGCTGCTCAAAGCTGGTTACAACGCCGCCAAGCTGAGCGGTGGCGTTTCCAGCTGGAAAGCCGATAACCTGCCCCTGGTGAAGTGA
- the gpmI gene encoding 2,3-bisphosphoglycerate-independent phosphoglycerate mutase, with translation MTSTPKPLVLIILDGFGHSESPEYNAIYAANTPVYDRLRASQPHGLISGSGMDVGLPDGQMGNSEVGHMNLGAGRVVYQDFTRVTKAIRDGEFFSNPVLTGAVDKAVGAGKAVHILGLLSDGGVHSHQDHLIAMAELAAQRGAEKIYLHAFLDGRDTPPRSAESSIELLDQTFAKLGKGRIASLIGRYFAMDRDNRWDRVAAAYNLIVDSVADYTADTALAGLEAAYAREENDEFVKATRIGEAVKVEDGDAVIFMNFRADRARELSRAFVEPDFNEFPRARLPKMAAYIGLTQYSAKIPAPAAFAPSSLDNVLGEYLAKNGKTQLRIAETEKYAHVTFFFSGGREEPFEGEERILIPSPKVATYDLQPEMNAPEVTDRIVEAIEQQRFDVIIVNYANGDMVGHTGVFEAAVKAVEALDTCVGRIVEALDKVDGEALITADHGNVEQMEDACTGQAHTAHTTEPVPFIYVGKRKVKVREGGVLADVAPTMLKLLGMEKPVEMTGTSILIDA, from the coding sequence ATGACGAGTACGCCCAAACCCCTGGTCCTGATCATCCTGGATGGCTTCGGCCACAGCGAAAGCCCCGAATACAACGCCATCTATGCCGCCAACACACCGGTCTATGACCGCCTGCGCGCCAGTCAGCCGCATGGCTTGATCTCCGGTTCAGGCATGGATGTCGGCCTGCCAGACGGGCAGATGGGCAACTCCGAAGTCGGCCACATGAACCTCGGTGCCGGCCGCGTCGTCTACCAGGACTTCACCCGGGTCACCAAGGCTATTCGTGATGGCGAGTTCTTCAGCAACCCGGTGCTCACCGGCGCGGTAGACAAGGCTGTCGGTGCCGGCAAGGCCGTGCACATCCTCGGTTTGCTGTCCGACGGCGGCGTGCACAGCCACCAGGACCACCTGATCGCCATGGCCGAACTGGCCGCACAGCGTGGCGCCGAAAAAATCTACCTGCACGCCTTCCTCGACGGCCGCGACACGCCGCCACGCAGCGCCGAGTCGTCCATCGAGTTGCTCGACCAGACCTTCGCCAAGCTGGGCAAGGGCCGCATCGCCAGCCTCATCGGCCGCTACTTCGCCATGGACCGCGACAACCGTTGGGACCGCGTTGCCGCGGCCTACAACCTGATCGTCGACAGCGTTGCCGACTACACCGCAGACACCGCCCTGGCCGGCCTTGAAGCCGCCTACGCCCGTGAAGAAAACGACGAGTTCGTCAAAGCCACGCGCATTGGCGAGGCCGTCAAGGTTGAAGACGGCGACGCAGTGATCTTCATGAACTTCCGCGCCGACCGCGCCCGCGAACTGTCGCGTGCCTTCGTCGAGCCGGACTTCAACGAATTCCCGCGTGCGCGCCTGCCGAAGATGGCGGCTTACATCGGCCTGACCCAGTATTCGGCAAAAATCCCGGCGCCAGCAGCCTTTGCACCGTCCAGCCTGGACAACGTGCTGGGCGAATACCTGGCCAAGAACGGCAAGACCCAGCTGCGCATCGCCGAGACCGAAAAGTACGCGCACGTCACGTTCTTTTTCTCGGGCGGCCGTGAAGAGCCGTTCGAAGGCGAAGAGCGCATCCTGATCCCGTCGCCGAAGGTCGCCACCTACGACCTGCAACCGGAAATGAACGCGCCGGAAGTCACCGACCGCATCGTCGAAGCCATCGAGCAACAGCGTTTCGACGTGATCATCGTCAACTACGCCAACGGCGACATGGTCGGCCACACGGGTGTATTCGAGGCTGCAGTCAAGGCCGTCGAAGCGCTGGATACCTGTGTCGGGCGTATCGTCGAGGCGCTGGATAAAGTCGACGGTGAAGCGCTGATCACCGCCGACCACGGCAACGTCGAGCAAATGGAAGACGCCTGCACCGGCCAAGCGCACACCGCGCACACCACCGAGCCAGTGCCGTTCATCTATGTGGGCAAGCGCAAGGTCAAGGTCCGCGAAGGCGGCGTGCTGGCCGACGTGGCGCCGACCATGCTGAAATTGCTGGGGATGGAAAAGCCTGTGGAAATGACCGGGACGTCGATCCTGATCGACGCCTGA
- a CDS encoding murein hydrolase activator EnvC family protein: MLRALILLALSCLLSPAFADERAQTQQQLDATRQDIAELKKMLGKLQEEKSGVQKDLKSTETDIGNLEKQVEALQQELKKTEGELERLDTEKKKLQSARVEQQRLIAIQARSAYQNGREEYLKLLLNQQNPEKFARTLTYYDYLSKARLEQLRTFNETLRQLANVEQDIARQQEQLLAQRADLDSRRQALETERSKRQQVLAKLNNDMKDRDQKLQAREQDQADLGKVLKTIEETLARQAREAEEARKKALLAQQEAEKRRQQEALAAAAAREEAREPVEPPKKARTTLGPMVSSDGANYGGAFSAARGKLPWPVNGRLLARFGDARGSDARAKWDGVMISANPGTQVRAVHGGRVVFADWLRGAGLLVILDHGNGYLSLYGHNQSLLKSAGDIVKAGEAISTVGDSGGQDSAGLYFAIRQQGRPTDPSQWCRG, encoded by the coding sequence ATGCTCCGCGCCCTGATCCTACTCGCCCTGTCTTGCCTGCTCAGCCCGGCATTTGCCGATGAGCGCGCACAGACCCAGCAACAACTGGACGCCACCCGCCAGGACATCGCCGAGCTCAAAAAGATGCTGGGCAAGCTCCAGGAAGAGAAATCCGGCGTGCAGAAAGACCTCAAGTCCACCGAGACCGACATCGGCAACCTCGAGAAACAGGTGGAGGCCCTGCAACAAGAACTAAAAAAGACCGAGGGCGAGCTGGAGCGCCTTGATACCGAGAAAAAAAAACTCCAGAGCGCCCGCGTTGAACAACAACGGCTGATTGCCATCCAGGCCCGTTCGGCCTACCAGAACGGCCGCGAGGAATACCTCAAGCTGCTGCTCAACCAGCAGAACCCCGAGAAATTCGCGCGCACCCTCACCTATTACGATTACCTGAGCAAGGCGCGCCTGGAGCAACTGCGCACCTTCAACGAGACCCTGCGCCAATTGGCCAACGTCGAACAGGACATCGCCCGCCAGCAGGAGCAACTGCTGGCCCAGCGCGCCGACCTCGACAGCCGCCGCCAGGCCCTCGAGACCGAGCGCAGCAAGCGCCAGCAAGTACTGGCCAAGCTCAACAATGACATGAAAGACCGCGACCAGAAGCTACAGGCCCGCGAGCAGGACCAGGCCGACCTTGGCAAAGTACTCAAGACCATCGAGGAAACCCTGGCACGCCAGGCCCGCGAGGCAGAGGAAGCGCGCAAGAAAGCCCTGCTGGCCCAGCAAGAGGCGGAAAAACGCCGCCAGCAGGAAGCCCTGGCCGCCGCCGCAGCGCGCGAAGAAGCCCGCGAGCCGGTCGAGCCGCCGAAAAAGGCCCGCACCACCCTGGGCCCGATGGTTTCCAGCGATGGCGCCAACTACGGCGGCGCTTTTTCTGCTGCACGGGGCAAACTTCCGTGGCCCGTCAATGGTCGATTGCTGGCACGCTTCGGCGATGCACGCGGCAGTGACGCCCGGGCCAAATGGGACGGGGTGATGATCAGCGCCAACCCAGGCACGCAAGTACGCGCCGTACACGGCGGCCGTGTGGTGTTTGCCGACTGGTTGCGCGGTGCTGGACTTCTGGTCATTCTCGACCATGGTAATGGTTACCTGAGCCTGTACGGCCACAACCAGAGCCTGCTCAAGAGCGCCGGTGACATCGTCAAAGCCGGCGAAGCCATCTCCACCGTGGGTGACAGCGGTGGCCAGGACAGCGCAGGCTTGTACTTCGCCATCCGCCAGCAGGGCCGGCCTACCGACCCGTCGCAGTGGTGCAGAGGCTAG
- a CDS encoding S41 family peptidase — protein MLHSPRLTQLALSIALAVGAPLAIAAEPAKPAAVPATEVTAKAPLPLEELRTFAEVMDRIKAAYVEPVDDKTLLENAIKGMLSNLDPHSAYLGPEDFQELQESTSGEFGGLGIEVGQEDGFIKVVSPIDDTPASRAGVQAGDLIVKINGAPTRGQTMTEAVDKMRGKVGEKITLTLVRDGGNPFDVTLARAVIQVKSVKSQLLENDYGYIRITQFQVKTGDEVGKALAKLRKDNGKKLRGVVLDLRNNPGGVLQSAVEVADHFLTKGLIVYTKGRIANSELRFSADPADASEGVPLVVLINGGSASASEIVAGALQDQKRAVLMGTDSFGKGSVQTVLPLANDRALKLTTALYYTPNGRSIQAQGIVPDIEVRPAKLTAEIDTDNFKEADLQGHLGNGNGGAERPTGSSKRKERPQDDDFQLSQALSLLKGLNITSGK, from the coding sequence ATGCTGCACTCGCCTCGTCTCACCCAGCTGGCCCTGTCCATCGCCCTGGCGGTCGGCGCGCCCCTGGCCATTGCCGCAGAGCCGGCCAAGCCAGCAGCGGTGCCAGCTACCGAGGTGACGGCCAAGGCGCCGCTGCCGCTGGAGGAGCTGCGCACCTTCGCCGAGGTCATGGACCGCATCAAGGCCGCTTACGTTGAGCCGGTGGACGACAAGACCCTGCTGGAAAACGCCATCAAGGGCATGCTCAGCAACCTTGACCCGCACTCGGCCTACCTCGGCCCCGAGGACTTCCAGGAGCTGCAAGAGAGCACCAGCGGCGAATTTGGTGGCCTGGGTATCGAAGTGGGCCAGGAAGACGGCTTCATCAAGGTGGTCTCGCCCATCGATGACACCCCCGCCTCCCGGGCCGGCGTGCAGGCCGGTGACCTGATCGTCAAGATCAACGGCGCCCCGACCCGTGGCCAGACCATGACCGAAGCCGTGGACAAGATGCGCGGCAAGGTCGGCGAAAAAATCACCCTGACCCTGGTCCGCGATGGCGGCAACCCGTTCGACGTGACCCTCGCCCGCGCGGTGATCCAGGTCAAGAGCGTGAAAAGCCAGCTGCTGGAAAACGACTACGGCTACATCCGCATTACCCAGTTCCAGGTCAAGACCGGCGACGAGGTGGGCAAGGCCCTGGCCAAGCTGCGCAAGGACAATGGCAAGAAGCTGCGCGGGGTGGTGCTCGACCTGCGCAACAACCCCGGCGGCGTGCTGCAGTCGGCGGTCGAAGTGGCCGACCACTTCTTGACCAAGGGCCTGATCGTCTACACCAAGGGCCGTATCGCCAACTCCGAACTGCGCTTCTCCGCCGACCCGGCCGACGCCAGCGAAGGCGTGCCATTGGTGGTGCTGATCAACGGCGGCAGCGCCTCGGCGTCGGAAATCGTCGCCGGCGCCCTGCAGGACCAGAAGCGCGCTGTGCTAATGGGCACCGACAGCTTCGGCAAAGGCTCGGTGCAAACCGTGCTGCCGCTGGCCAACGACCGCGCCCTGAAGCTCACCACTGCGCTGTACTACACCCCCAACGGCCGCTCGATCCAAGCCCAGGGCATCGTGCCGGACATCGAAGTGCGCCCGGCCAAACTCACTGCCGAAATCGATACTGACAACTTCAAGGAAGCCGACCTGCAGGGCCACCTGGGCAACGGCAACGGCGGCGCCGAGCGCCCGACTGGCAGCAGCAAGCGCAAGGAACGCCCGCAGGACGATGATTTCCAGCTGAGCCAGGCCCTGAGCCTGCTCAAGGGCTTGAACATCACCTCGGGTAAATGA
- a CDS encoding divergent polysaccharide deacetylase family protein, with translation MRYLLCLLCYLLVGVAQAAPASKAYMSIIIDDLGQSTERDSRTLALPGPVTMAIMPDTPHASDFARQAHKAHKTVILHMPMDPATGPYAWHPGLPLPELASRLDAALAKVPYAAGINNHMGSRMTAQREAMTWLMGELQHRHLFFVDSRTSAATVAAAEAQAQDVAHVSRDVFLDDVRTPEAIAGQLQLGIAMARKQGSAVLIGHPYPQTLEVLAREIPRLRSQGVELIGLKQMIAERGNQAMPAHGKHGRYSNR, from the coding sequence ATGCGGTATCTGCTGTGTCTGCTGTGCTACCTGCTGGTTGGCGTCGCCCAAGCGGCGCCGGCCAGCAAGGCCTACATGAGCATCATCATCGACGACCTTGGCCAAAGCACCGAGCGTGACAGCCGCACGCTCGCGCTGCCCGGCCCGGTCACCATGGCAATCATGCCCGACACCCCGCACGCTAGCGATTTCGCCCGCCAGGCACACAAAGCCCACAAGACCGTGATCCTGCACATGCCCATGGACCCGGCTACCGGCCCCTATGCCTGGCACCCCGGGCTACCGCTGCCCGAACTGGCCAGCCGGCTCGACGCGGCCTTGGCCAAGGTGCCGTACGCGGCCGGCATCAACAACCACATGGGCAGCCGCATGACCGCCCAACGCGAAGCCATGACCTGGCTGATGGGCGAACTGCAGCACCGCCACTTGTTCTTCGTCGACAGCCGCACCAGTGCCGCCACGGTGGCCGCCGCCGAAGCTCAGGCGCAGGATGTGGCACACGTGTCGCGGGATGTGTTCCTGGATGACGTGCGCACCCCCGAAGCCATTGCCGGGCAACTGCAACTGGGTATCGCGATGGCCCGCAAGCAAGGCTCGGCCGTGTTGATCGGCCACCCCTACCCGCAAACCCTCGAAGTACTGGCACGGGAAATCCCGCGCCTGAGAAGCCAAGGCGTTGAGCTGATCGGGCTCAAACAGATGATTGCCGAACGCGGTAACCAAGCCATGCCTGCCCACGGCAAACATGGCCGGTACAGCAACCGCTGA